From Punica granatum isolate Tunisia-2019 chromosome 1, ASM765513v2, whole genome shotgun sequence:
CTACCTCATAACCAcgccctccgaccacttggaggacaatgCTGGCCAAGGCCGCATCGATGAGACTATGCGAGGGAGGGAATAAGAAGGTCCCAAAGATTAGTAATAGAACAACATGACATAAATcctttcgaagaaaatccccCTGAACCCTATGCGCTCGGGACTCAATAAAAAAGAGGAGTTTCTCGATTGCAATCTCCGTGCTACCGGAGTATGCGAGTTTAGCATTCAAACGAGTCGTAGGAATCCCAAGTAGGCGTGAGACTAGGGTTGGTCGGGCGGTGTGGAAGTTGGGTTCCACAAAGCCGTGGACAACTGCGGTTCGACCGATGAGTGTTCGGTACTCCTCGATGGTTGGCGTGAGCTCGGTACCCTGTATGTCGAAGACGGCACGACTTGGGTTCCAGAATGTAATGGCGGCctcgaggaaattccaatcgaCGTGTCGGGTAGCCAGCAAGGGAATATCTCCCACGAATGCAGCGATATAGTGGCGGTCGACTAGGCGTAATGCTCTCCATATACGGGTAATCTCCTCGAGCGGTGGTGTGACTCTGTCGAAGCGCCGGCAGGAGACCAAGCatgacatcccttaccaagatgaaaggaaaatcaaCTTAAAACTAGTCAATACAAATGATACCCTAATTTTGAACTTGGATGATGCATgcatgtaaaaaataaaatgtccaCGGCTTAATGAATAGTATACATCgcacatctctctcaagaacaaaaagattcaaactggcgcgcaggccgactcaaggactgttgttggagtcgggttggaggatggcgtggagctcctgcaggATGCATGATTTTagtactacagggaccgtgctacagAAGGATGGGAGCTCCCGAcccaagggtgtcaattccttgaaatcgagcggggatctttgAGGGCttaatcgacggtccaaccgtgcgacgtacccttactcggaacccctatctaacctgtgtttcctaaaatcggtcgtgggacgcgacccgtaggtacctgaagctagtatgatatgcaatgtgcgtgcgagaaataaaagtgcgtaaagtagataagggGGAAATtgcgaaaagcgataaataaacaagcaaacaaagcaagcgggaatgagcccgaaccctcaatcggtccccagtggagtcgccaagctgtgcgtacccgaatttcgtctcgtcggggcatgcAATGCGcacgcctaaatgcaacgcggcttgggagtgtccaccttcctggggacgcgcgacggacgcacgtgagaaggagtcgccactacctgtttacgacccgaaggtcaaggaccggtgagtcgcccgggtctaggggtatggatacacctagtatgctaaggcaatgtcTTGTAccgaaccgaaaattccgagttcgggggttctattacgtgtgggcctatatcccacacgccatttcggtactctagtttgctaggcttgccattttatttatttaccgcatgatttaaggttgcactcgactcgcccgttttgacaccgtaaattcgaatagacacttgaaccgtccactctccgaccgggattattacatgaataaatatgcatcgtaaaacccttacattgttctctcaaataaaagataaattacaatgactgaatcccggtcggttcgtgTTCGGctgttatttcactcatgctcaccgtatggtttttggaaaagaccgaaaattaaattaaatgcgcactccgTGTATGGGgggattggaccccgtgatcgacggttagggcgttggacctagtgtgaatcgagtcctaaaggatcgggcttgatctgcataacaaataagtgcaaaaatgtaacaagtaagcgcaaataaacgaacaatgagattttgttattgccgaatttacgtgagttaatcaattattatccggggtATATTGGCATATAAGTCcaaccctaaaacaaacaaaaggggtgatggatagggtatgtagcattcggcatcatttaacggacccgacagacatgatgtccatagtcaagtctcgaatgagtgggttatttttagattattctgtatcgtgacaatatggtttttacagattaagagtattttcacctaaaacccaaaacctaaccctctatttgactattacccatgttgattatgccgagtttgtgattaatccgttttcccttattttaacccgttctaaacacaaacctacactagagtaacggcaggacaagaatcgGTAATcatacccttgaatcggtaaatatgtgtgtgcatgaaaattaagattacgttgtacgaatctcggtgcttttgaaattgtgaattttgaaaagggcatgataacagttcttgaactgtcgacgcgattacagattattaatcgattcatacaatttatttaaaagagtccagtgatttaatttagccaaatttaacgtcccgattaccccgtatgtagaattttaggttaattagaaatttaccGAATGCTTTGGTCAACGAATTTTgagtcgtcgagatagccattagttgaccatccgataaactctaatttccgacatagTCACGcattatacatataattacaaaaataaaatatttaaatgggggcacatacattgtcggtgggtgatccaagtaggaaggggtcggatatttttagaaaatgtccaggggactgaattgaatgattttaaaagagcagggattgatttgaaaattcggatgaagTTTCGAGgaccgatttgaaaattctgaaaaaattgggaactatttaaaaattattgaaaatatcccaggacttgtttgaaacgaatttgaaaatctggactgatctggaaaCGAAGAAATGGCcacaggactaaactgaaacaacttggaaagttctttgggatgcttgaaaaattctgaaaattccaggactgattggaaaatagtaaaatgactgggacttgattgaaaagaaattttgaaattcgggggagatctgaaaagggtgaaaaaatggccccgggactaaactgaaacaatttggaaagttctttgggatgcttgaaaaattctgagaattccaggactgattggaaaatagtaaaatgacggggacttgattgaaaagaaattttaaaattcggggcagatctgaaaaagttgaaaaaaggccccgggactaaactgaaacaacttggaaagttatTTGGGaggcttgaaaaattctgaaaaatcctaGGACTgatcggaaaatagtaaaatgaccgggagttgattgaaaataatttttagagttcggggcagatctgaaaaaaataaaatgcgtcctctggactgaaatgtgacaaaatggaaagtttgTAAagtcgagttcgggacaaatccgatcacccacgcgacccaagaacactcatttcacattatatccatcaagcaagcaataatatttaggaaaggagccctaatcatgccactaagtcgagaatttacctagttcggaaagaaCGGGGGGCAGTTATGTAAATAGAGGAAATTTCAGACGAATTGGGCTGCTGAGAGATTGGCCGaattgggccggactgggccgctgggctggactgggccgatgTGGGCGGACTAGGCCGAAATGGGCTATTGACTGGACTGGGCCGAtgggctggactgggccgatgTGGGCAGACTGGGCCGAAATGGGTTGTTgactggactgggccgaactAGGCCGAtgggctggactgggccgatgTGGTTGGACTGGGCCGAAATGGGCTGTTGACTGGACTGGGCCGAGATCCGggctggattgggccgaatTGGGCTGTTGACTGGGCTGCTGTTCTACGCGGGCTGGACCACTGCCAAACGCGGGCTGAGCTACCGGGCGGCGGTGTCGCTGACGAGTCACGGCGATCTCCGATTCGGGGGGCTCCGGTGGTCTGCTGGAGAGGCTCTCGTGACTGGGGCTCGGGTCCGCCCACGTGGAAGAGAAGCCGAGGTGAGGAATCGAGTCCGGGATTCGATCCGGATTCGAACGGAAGAAGACAAGAATTGCGGCGTCCGAGCTGAGACACCGCGGGAGCTGGGGGCCGAGAAACCCGAGCTGAGGGACGAGCCAACTGAGCGAGAGTGTCGTGAGGGAAAGCGTGAGCTGAGCTaccgtttttctttttttggatccGAGACcacccgagagagagagagagagagagagagcctgagagagagagagagagagagagagagcccaGAGCGAGAGCTCGGTCTcgcaaggaagaagaagaagaagaaggaaacgaAAAGGGAAAGGAGATCGGGCGAGATTTTCGCTGGAAATTTGCAAAATATCGAAAGAAGATCCCGGTTTGGTTGCAGGGACCAGaatgaaaggaaagaaaaatgaaggaGGAAAgtagaagaaaaggaaaagaggtgggcaggaaggaaagaaaaggaagtcAAATTGGTCGTTTGACCTttgacttcttttttttttgtggtggGCAACGGTCGGTCAGACCAGCTCTGACCGACCCTGCCCATTTGTCATGTCGGTCAGACCGGCTCTGACCGGTTCTGACCGacttgacctttttttttttaagaaaaggtaataaattgcaaaaataacgattttgcccccctggagccgatgaatcgaaatggggtgctgacacctgGGATTGATTGACATAGACTTCATGCACTGACGATTTGTCAAAAAGGTCTTCGGCTATGGTTTTCTATATAAATGGCCCCTTTTTTCCAGGTCAAGATCCACTCGGGGGATCAGGATGACTTCCGGAAAACAGTCTGAAGCTCATTCGCTGGTTTTGATAACCCTTGGAAAACAGCCTGTCTTCAGGTGCCATTGATTTGCCTGTGGAGCGGAAGTCTCGGGAGCTCCGTGAAAAGGGTTGTCTATGACCGTTCGGGGTGTCCTGGCTAAatagatgatttgcgaaatgcgttcgGAGATGACATTGGTCAGTTGGCCATcatgagggatttttagaaCCCTATATTGGATACATTCTGACACTTCGGCGATCCGACGGTGAATAGTATTATAGTGCTGGTTTCTGTGATCCCGATGTCTGTTGCCTGACCAGCTTCTCCGGTTTCTCTCTGTGACCTTTCTAGTAACCCTTGCTTATCTTATGTAGTCCATGCCCTGTGATTGTGCGTTTGCCCCTATTGACCCGATTGTGAATAGTGACTCAAGCTTTTGTTGGGTCTTCCTCTGTCTTGCCTGTTGGGTTTTGGCCTAGGTTGTTGTTGGTTGTCTCTATTGGAGGCGGTAGGCCAGAATAGAGTGCTAACGGGGTGGGAAAGTGGATTCCTACTTTAGTGGAAATGTATATTACTAGTAATCATTAACTGCCTAAGCACCCCAAGAGAGGGGGAGGGCTCCTATTTCCATAGATAACAATGGGCCGGGCCTTCTCAAATATTTCGGCCCATGAGGCCTCAGGGGTTCTCCCATTAAAATGTCAGAAACCCTAGCTTTTCTGTCCAGTAGTGGCAGTGAGACTCATTTCGCCGCCGCCGTCGTTCTAATCTCGTCCTCCTCGTCCTCCTcgttctcctcctcctttttcCGGCAATGGGTCGCGTTATCCGGGCGCAGCGTAAGGGTGCGGGATCCGTGTTCAAGTCCCACACCCACCACCGCAAGGGCCCCGCCCGTTTTCGCAGCCTCGACTTCGGCGAGCGCAATGGCTACCTGAAGGGCGTCGTCACCGAGATCATCCATGACCCCGGTCGTGGGGCCCCTCTGGCCCGTGTCTCCTTCCGCCACCCCTTCCGTTACAAGAAGCAAAAGGAGCTCTTCGTCGCGGCCGAGGGTATGTACACCGGTCAGTTTGTCTACTGCGGGAAGAAGGCCACCCTCGTCGTCGGCAACGTACTGCCCCTCCGGTCCATCCCTGAGGGAGCTGTCGTCTGCAACGTCGAGCACCACGTCGGGGATCGCGGGGTCCTTGCTCGCGCCTCCGGCGATTACGCCATTGTCATCAGCCACAACCCTGACAATGACACCACTAGGTATAAAGCTATAAGTGGTTATCGGTGCACTCTGAGCTGTCTATTTTAATAATCTAATCAGCTCAATTTGATCGCTTGTTGATGAAATCTTCGTGAATTTGATGGTGGAATTAGATCCGTTGGTGCTCAATCTGCACTAAGTTTGCTTCATTCGGTGTCAAACTTGTTAAgctattgattaattaatttgccTATTATGAACTGTTaaaagatctttttttttggtgcagattttatttttagatgaATCTAGCCCTGTAATATTTTAGATCAGTTGTGTTCCTTGTTTGTGCGGTGGCGATGTTTAGTTATTTGAACTAAGCCAATCTATATTGCTTGCTTACTTGTTTGTAGCATCATGAAATTTGGTTTAATTTTCTGTTTGTCCGAGGTGGGTTTAGTTTATGGCTGCATCTTTCAAAAGCTGATGAGCATTGCGTTCATTGCCCTGAAAAATCTAACCCATAGGGATTGCAAGAAATCACCTTTTAATCACAATTCAGAGACATAATGTTTGAAGTGGTCTAAAATAATGGTAATAGACCAAAGTGCAGCTTAAGTTTGTAGATAACAATGTCATGTCAttgtgtgtatgtgtgtgtgtgtgtgtgtatttatatatatatagagtggAGTCTTCAATGTTTAGCATAGAAAGGGGATGGGAAGCTGGAATGCATGCTCGCTAAGACAGTGTAATCTCTGATGAGTCTACTACTAAATCGTTGCGGCAGGATCAAGCTTCCATCTGGGTCCAAGAAGATCGTGCCGAGCGGGTGCAGGGCAATGATTGGGCAAGTTGCTGGAGGGGGTAGGACTGAGAAACCGCTCTTGAAGGCAGGTAATGCCTACCACAAGTTCCAAGTGAAGAGGAATTGCTGGCCAAAGGTCCGTGGTGTGGCCATGAACCCCGTTGAGCATCCCCATGGAGGTGGTAACCACCAACACATTGGCCATGCCAGCACTGTCAGGCGTGACGCGCCGCCCGGGCAGAAGGTCGGTCTCATTGCTGCTCGCAGGACTGGTCGGCTCCGTGGACAGGCTGCTGCCACTGCTTCTAAAGCCGACAAGGCTTGAGAGATCCTGCAGTTTATTTGTGTTTTTCTGTTACTTTAATTTGATTTCACGGTACTTGACCTTAGAGTATGAAATTGTAGCTTATGGCAACTCGCTGTGTTAGAAATTTTGCATCCCGAGTTTGAAGGTTCAAATGGCATTTGGAATATGGAATGACACAGTGGCATATTGGTCTGGTTCTTCTCCTTTGCTGATACGAGAGTGAGTCCTTGattctattttcattttaaactGATGTAAACAGAGCTCTAATGCCATGGATTCCGCAAAAGACTGGAAATAGGTGGAATGAACAAAAATTATCATCGGATCTTGTTATAAGGACAAGTCATTGCTTCGGTCTTGCGGTAGCAAACACAAGGAGCGACTTAATGGCAGTGGAATGCTTATCACAGCATGGATTTAGATGGCCAATGTTGGCTTGATGTCGGTTCACTTTACCTGTCCATGGTATGAGTAATTCCAGTTTGACTGTTAAGTCGAGAGTAGAGCAAAGATCATGATGTTCGAGCAAGTCTtccctcttgaaaaggattcattcatttgttaaCGCAATTATAGATCGGTAGGGTCTTGGTTCGACTTCACAAGAATCA
This genomic window contains:
- the LOC116192478 gene encoding 60S ribosomal protein L8-1-like, whose amino-acid sequence is MGRVIRAQRKGAGSVFKSHTHHRKGPARFRSLDFGERNGYLKGVVTEIIHDPGRGAPLARVSFRHPFRYKKQKELFVAAEGMYTGQFVYCGKKATLVVGNVLPLRSIPEGAVVCNVEHHVGDRGVLARASGDYAIVISHNPDNDTTRIKLPSGSKKIVPSGCRAMIGQVAGGGRTEKPLLKAGNAYHKFQVKRNCWPKVRGVAMNPVEHPHGGGNHQHIGHASTVRRDAPPGQKVGLIAARRTGRLRGQAAATASKADKA